GTACAAATTGTAGAAAGGTATAACTATGTGAataagtattatataaataaatatatatatatatatatatatatatatatatatatatatatatatatatatatatatatataaaataagtattatatatatataaaataagtattatatatatataaaatcagtattatatataaatatataagtattatatatatattatataatgtaaaaagtGTCAGAAACTCACCTGGAAGTAGAATCCGTTATACGAGCAACCACATTGCTCTACAGGCACACAGTTGTTTCCACTCCTTACAAAGCCTTCATTACAGAAACAACCCTCTCTGCATGTTCTCTCACATGTGACATTTATGCTGCTGGTACAGGTATGACCACAGTCAGAGCCACACAGCTCATAGTGACTGTTCGCAGGGCAGATTATCGCTGAGGAATTAACACACATATAATGGTATGACCTTTTACTACACAACTACTGTTACACATCACATATATCCATCTGTTAAACCAACATGCTGACAAATGATTTTCAATGGTTTATaggtttaaaatattataaggAGAAAATATAGATTAAcagttttaattttcttttaatccACTTACGACATGTTGTATTTTCTCTCCAGGGATAAATCCTGACATTGGCAGACTGGCAGGCACTAACATATGTCTCAATGGATCGGCACAGTACATCGTTTCTGTGCTCAGATAGGCATAGATCAAAGACACAGTCGTTATAATAGGCAAGTGGATCAACATCAGCGTGACAAAAACTCAAAGGACCCTGATTGTCTGTTAGGATTCCACACAGAGATTGTGCTCTAGAGGGGTCTTGGCATTGTGGGCAGGAGTCTCCACATCCATTACATCTTGTTTCATTCCCCACTTTCCAGTCAGCTCCAAACTCTGCAGCAGAAAAACTGAGCCTGCCAGATTGCAAACGGAAATCATCATTGCTGTCACCATTGAAGTTACCACAGAGGCCACATGTGGCTCCACTGTAATTCCCTGGAACTGTGATTAGAACCACCCAAGAGCCATCATAGCTCACACTTAGGCCAAAGTCAgttgtaataaatgtatttcttcCATTGGAGTAAACTGACACACGGCCAGAGTCGACAACAGCAGGAAGATTCCTGGTTTCACTGTCAATCTGacgaaaagaaagaaaaatgtacatttacaagccaatccagaatgacttacatttatgtcatttatacagctgagcagttgaaagttaagggccttgctcaggggcccagcagtagtaTTGAACTCCTGTCCTTCCAAACAGACCTTCCACCTTAATcagactgtatttatttatctaatgtatactgtaaattgtaatattttaatttctcactgaataaatactgtttttctttatcagacttttttttttaaactcaccTCAGCTGTGCCATACATGTCGCGTGAAACATGTACCAGGTGTCCTGAAACATTGACATAAACTTCCACAGTGATTGACACTGAGAGTCCATTCCATGGTTCATTTCGTGCAATTACTTGAAAATATGGTAGTCCTAGAGTATCATTACATACAGTTGCCAGTGTATAGTGGCATGTGCCCTGGAAGTCAAATGTATGTCCATCGAAAGTAGTGTAATGGGGGTCCCCTGAAGCAGAGCATGTGGCACTGGGTCGAGGATGGCAGCCATATTCTCCGTCAATGACATGGCATATTTCATGATCTTGGCAAGATGATGAACTACAGTTGACAAAACCTGATGTCCCATCACAGACACAATGGAACTGGCACTGCTGACCAAACCAGAACTGCTCTCCACTCTGTCTGTAGCGGCCTTCATGAAAGCACCCACAACCCATAGGGGGGACACACTGGTCTCCACTTAGCACTAGCCCATTATCACACTGACATCCCTCCTGGCAGAGCCGGGAACAAGGGAATGGAAAAGACAGACTAGGACAGGCTGCAGGGCATGAAGTGCCACATTCCTCATAGTGGCTGTGGGCTGGGCACTGGAAAtctgaaaaaaagttttatataacTATGTATTGctctttaaaacactttttataaAACCTCATCCAACTATTCTAAAGTCTTGTTGTAAGCTACTATTTTACTCACCACAGTTGGTGATATTTCTCCATTCTCCGACACTGACGCCACTTTGCTGGCAGAGTACAGCGTAGGCTCGTAGAGCCTCACACATGGCTTCTCTGGCACCATGGGTCTGTCCCAAATTGTCTCTGCAATTTCCTATCCAAATCTGAGGGTCCAGGATGCTATGGCATAGAGCAAATGGTCCATCTCGAGAAGCCATGATGTTGCAGTGATCAGTGAAGTTCTCTTCTGGTTGTACATTTGAGTCTACACAGAAGGCTGAAAGAGATCCAGTTCTCCAGCTATCCCCAAACTCCTGTGAACTATTTAACAAGACTCCACCAGGGCCATAAAACTCGTCTTCAACATTTCCATTGAAATTCCCACACAGACCAGTAAGTGCACCAGTGTAGGTGTTGGGTGCTGTGATTCTAATTAGGTGTGACCAGTCTGATCTTACAGTTACCCCAAATGAAGTTTCCATAATTATACTGTTCACACTGCTATGATAGATAAGGATTTGACCATTGCCAACACTGTAGGGTAGAGCAACAAAACGTCCATCAACCTGGATAAGAAAACAATAggttgccattttaaataatctaGACAAGATTCAATAATTAATATTCTCAAGCATTGTGACAGACATATATAGGGATTTTAATGAACTGTtttataaatctatatttaataATCTTACCTGTATATTTCCGCCTTCTCTCATTTCTAGAGATATCTGAAATCCCCCTGCCTCAAATCTCAGGATCTTAGAAAACCCAGAAGGACCCATGGGGATTCTCTGCAGTGTTACTGCAAAGTTAGGTAGTGGTGATTCATTAACTCTGGTGAGGATGAGTTCACAGGCTCCTTGATACCTGAAATCTACTTCATCAAAGGTGTGATATGAGCCTAGACGGTCAACCCAACAGGTGGCGTAACTGGTAGGTCTGCATCCCCTTACACCATTATTGATGGTACACACCTCCTGTGGACCACATTGATGATGTTGGCAGCTCATTACCATGTTGCTGCAGGTGCATAGCCTGCCACAGTCATTGTCCAATAGCACTGATTGACCCTCAACATAATAAAGTCCATTAAAAGTGCAGCCACAGTTACTTTGATTAACACATATACCTCCACTTAGGACATAACCTGCATCACAGATACAGCTTTCCTGATATGGTAAGGTGCAATTTAAAGGTGAAGAAGGGTTGCTGCATGTTGCTGGGCAGCTTGTTCCCAGGAACTCAGGGTGACTGTGCTCCGGGCATGGCAATTCTGGGAGTAGATTGTAGCAGAAGAGTATGATTAAATTTAAAACTTAAACAAAACAGACCAATTATGgacatataaaaaagaaatatttaacttGCCACAAAATCCTCTTCTTCTCCATTGACCTAGCTGTACGCCCCGCTGTTGACACTGCGTAGCATAAACACTGATTGATAGACACAGAATTGGTTGGTATCCACCACCCACACATTGATCGTAGACACAGCTGTCTAAAAACGTGTGTGGTGACAGAATAGAGTGGCAACTGGCAAAAGGACCACTAGCATCTACCAAGATTCCACAGTGGTCTGAGTTACTGTAAAGGTTGCTCTGATATGTTGTACAACCTGCACATGCCAGCCCTGAGCACCCGTCAATCTGACAGCCAGgatctgtgtctctcactgccTTCCAGGAATCTCCAAAGCCCACGTCTGAGCTCAGGATTTCTCCTGAAGGTGTGCGAAAGTCATCTTGTTGGTGGTTGAAGTTACCACACAGGCCACATGTGGCATTTTGGTAGTCATAAGGCACATTGATGGTTGCATATGAATACGCATCGTATGTAACAACTAGTCCAAATGCTGTACTGATTACAATAGAAAAACCTGACCGATAAACTTGAATAGAGCCGTTGCGGAGACTGAAAGGTGTTGTTGTGAAGGTTCCATTCACCTGGAGGCACAAAGGAACTAAAATCAGCTAATTGATAAAAAATTGGAAAAGATTAATTTAAGTGTAATGATGCTCACCTTGGCCTCATATGGATGATCTTTTACTAATTCCAGTATCTCGTCATAGACGAATACCCTGACCAGGCGTGTCCAGGACACATGTGCACTGCCTCGATGATCATTTTTTCCTTCAATTCGATAGTAAGGCAAGCTGTTGCCACAGGCCTGccaagaaaataatgtttattttttttttatcccctaCATTTTGTCATAgtgaattatattataatataaattatttaaacctcagacaAGATGTAAGTGCAGGTTCCTTGAAAGTGAAAGATTTGATTATCAAATGTATAGTAGTGGGGATCTCCAGAAATAGTGCAAGTTTGGCGTTGTACATTTTGGCAGCTATACTGTAAAGCAGCCGGTTGACAAGCTTGAGCAAATGTACATGGCTGAGAGATGCACTGGAGACCACTGCGGGTGCAAGTGCATTTACGCTGGCAAGTGTTATCTGTCCAGAATATGGCACCTAGTTGCACAAAGTTACCTGGTAGAATAAAGCAGTTAGATTAATTGTAGtttgtacaaatattttttcaacAGCAAGAATTAATTGTATAGTGTGAAAGAATTACCATTAAACTGACAGCCCCGTGATCCTTGATCTACACGGAATGCCCATCTGCCTGTGACATTCACATTGCTGCTATAGGTAAAACTTTGGTAGTTGTATTGAAATGACCCAGGAATTGAGAAATAGTAGCTGGAGTCAACTGTGTCATAAccagcctaataataagaagaacaaTTTATAAGATAAATGTATTAACTAAGCTTTGTTAACTTCAACTAGGTTAAAAAATGCTAATCAATAATGTCACTAAATGATGCATACCTGCACATTCCGGGTTGTTGGAGCAATCACACCATAGTTCATCAGAATAAATGAAGAAAGGCCGTTGGAAATCAAAACTACTTGAAAAGATGTTTCCTGAAAAGGGATGCAAAAACATCAAAGCCTTAAAAAAACAGCTTAatgaaatatgtatttatttcacagATCTCATTGTTACAATTTTGAAGACATTCTCTGTAAACGTCATTGTGGTGGTTATTTGAATTCTAAGAATATCATCTTACCGTATTACTATACGAAAAGTAGGCTACTCTATCCCACGTTGCAACAAAGACCCAAGTAGCATTGAAACTCAGCTGTGGGAAATACTGATTTATGTCTTGTGTAGCTTGAGTCAGAACACTGCCTGAAGTGAACTGTTGATATGAGATGACTCCATTTCCACGATTATCAATGTCAGTCCAAAATGGAGCAATTATGTCTCGTCCACCATTCACAGGGAATTGGTAGGGAGTGTAACTGGACCATGCTTGATCAAAGGTTAGATGGCCATTGTTGTTCACCTACAAAAAAGATCATCTCATTAAAAACATCACCTTATTCAAATCATTCACCTTAATCTGTTTTACATGAATCAATTAATTTATTCTGTAAACTGTATCTAAATTgctcatatattttttatcatccATGTTACAATATGTGACTCTTATGTTTACAAAACCACATACAAATAGAGCTTCAGATGAATGCTAGTTAACTTAAAGAACTTCAGTGACCACAGAACAGTACATGGTTCTTATTAAACCTAGCATATTCTTTGTTATCATTTATCTCCATACTTGTGGGTTGCAAGAGAGTAAACTAGCATTCATGagttgttaatttttttctaacGTGGCACTTTATTTTCAAGTAATCTTGTGGACTCTAAACATATTCAGgtcaattacattttatttgtattgctgtTAATGGTGAACATCTGGACCACATTCTGCCAACTGACTAGCAGATCAAATAAACCTGAAGCCCAGATTACAACCCTTATATGGATGGTTCTGGCCCATGGGATATGTTTGCACACATGGTCTAGCTTGaccaaatactaaaaaaaaatgtagcttaCAAACACTTGGTTGTATGAGcttccaaaatatataaatggttGCTGAAGAACAATAAGAGATGAACTTCCATCATCTATCCGTGAATTTACAATGTCTCCAGTTCCATATGGGTAAAAGGGACCTAATACAGCAGATCAGAtacacaaaacattaaatagtcaaaatgaatattaatataaacattattttttaaaattggaATATTACACATTAATAAGGCATACAAtgcaattaattcattaatatatagttaatatatgatatataattaagtatattaatataaaccaaataGTGTAGTATTTACAAAATATGTAGGTATTTACAGtc
The Tachysurus fulvidraco isolate hzauxx_2018 chromosome 7, HZAU_PFXX_2.0, whole genome shotgun sequence DNA segment above includes these coding regions:
- the LOC113661809 gene encoding alpha-tectorin-like isoform X43; this translates as MRCLIPLCVLILHVGQSRSLLTAVHVTRSPSTVYPNMTQSTVDTSTTQSTVDTSTTQSTGPFYPYGTGDIVNSRIDDGSSSLIVLQQPFIYFGSSYNQVFVNNNGHLTFDQAWSSYTPYQFPVNGGRDIIAPFWTDIDNRGNGVISYQQFTSGSVLTQATQDINQYFPQLSFNATWVFVATWDRVAYFSYSNTETSFQVVLISNGLSSFILMNYGVIAPTTRNVQAGYDTVDSSYYFSIPGSFQYNYQSFTYSSNVNVTGRWAFRVDQGSRGCQFNGNFVQLGAIFWTDNTCQRKCTCTRSGLQCISQPCTFAQACQPAALQYSCQNVQRQTCTISGDPHYYTFDNQIFHFQGTCTYILSEACGNSLPYYRIEGKNDHRGSAHVSWTRLVRVFVYDEILELVKDHPYEAKVNGTFTTTPFSLRNGSIQVYRSGFSIVISTAFGLVVTYDAYSYATINVPYDYQNATCGLCGNFNHQQDDFRTPSGEILSSDVGFGDSWKAVRDTDPGCQIDGCSGLACAGCTTYQSNLYSNSDHCGILVDASGPFASCHSILSPHTFLDSCVYDQCVGGGYQPILCLSISVYATQCQQRGVQLGQWRRRGFCELPCPEHSHPEFLGTSCPATCSNPSSPLNCTLPYQESCICDAGYVLSGGICVNQSNCGCTFNGLYYVEGQSVLLDNDCGRLCTCSNMVMSCQHHQCGPQEVCTINNGVRGCRPTSYATCWVDRLGSYHTFDEVDFRYQGACELILTRVNESPLPNFAVTLQRIPMGPSGFSKILRFEAGGFQISLEMREGGNIQVDGRFVALPYSVGNGQILIYHSSVNSIIMETSFGVTVRSDWSHLIRITAPNTYTGALTGLCGNFNGNVEDEFYGPGGVLLNSSQEFGDSWRTGSLSAFCVDSNVQPEENFTDHCNIMASRDGPFALCHSILDPQIWIGNCRDNLGQTHGAREAMCEALRAYAVLCQQSGVSVGEWRNITNCDFQCPAHSHYEECGTSCPAACPSLSFPFPCSRLCQEGCQCDNGLVLSGDQCVPPMGCGCFHEGRYRQSGEQFWFGQQCQFHCVCDGTSGFVNCSSSSCQDHEICHVIDGEYGCHPRPSATCSASGDPHYTTFDGHTFDFQGTCHYTLATVCNDTLGLPYFQVIARNEPWNGLSVSITVEVYVNVSGHLVHVSRDMYGTAEIDSETRNLPAVVDSGRVSVYSNGRNTFITTDFGLSVSYDGSWVVLITVPGNYSGATCGLCGNFNGDSNDDFRLQSGRLSFSAAEFGADWKVGNETRCNGCGDSCPQCQDPSRAQSLCGILTDNQGPLSFCHADVDPLAYYNDCVFDLCLSEHRNDVLCRSIETYVSACQSANVRIYPWRENTTCPIICPANSHYELCGSDCGHTCTSSINVTCERTCREGCFCNEGFVRSGNNCVPVEQCGCSYNGFYFQIGEQFWTEHCLQHCECLGSNNLRCISTPCSSTEECVIRNGRLGCYSQMSTCMVTGDPHYYTFDGAVTHFQGTCSYEISQTCGNVSDNGLQFRVVASNMHRGSTVVSFVSVVDLWLTKQQEQTQITIGQNRKIKVNGNAVNSSTYQISNLAEIYQEQNFIVVNASHDLMVYFDGQFTLLVRLGPSFHGSVCGMCGNNNGDPTDDKTRPNGELAQNDIAFGNSWKSNTSGPGCGASDQPVNDNDCPFREEYSALCNIITNTSGPFQHCHFRISPESYFSSCVYDLCAYPQSLGQDLLCSAVQAYDAACTMLELMIPNWRSDLSCSRTDPCEDLHCTEDEWCGEKDGKYGCFCNENYPRQNPYSYDSIEICESSSGNMSLSRCQLFEAGFLTNNLHLHDPNCNGTIQDGRLVFHFDNDDHMCGTNLMANGTHFIYENIIQGEMDSTTGSIHRNKTLELSFSCIYKLSESFSMDREINPIQSIVHKTLPGKEGMYQIKMIPYEDSGFSHPYNGRVNIEVGEQIYIGVFVQGVDSRQLATVIDSCWATPVNQRNYTVRWDLITGMCPNPNDATVKILENGVSTTGRFSFKMFAFNDDESRIFLHCSIHLCLLRNHNCATRCFPGYHHRSGRSLGTHDSASISVGPFIRTPQKRDV
- the LOC113661809 gene encoding alpha-tectorin-like isoform X38 — its product is MRCLIPLCVLILHVGQSRSLLTAVHVTRSPSTVYPNMTQSTAVDTSTTQSTAVDTSTTQSTGPFYPYGTGDIVNSRIDDGSSSLIVLQQPFIYFGSSYNQVFVNNNGHLTFDQAWSSYTPYQFPVNGGRDIIAPFWTDIDNRGNGVISYQQFTSGSVLTQATQDINQYFPQLSFNATWVFVATWDRVAYFSYSNTETSFQVVLISNGLSSFILMNYGVIAPTTRNVQAGYDTVDSSYYFSIPGSFQYNYQSFTYSSNVNVTGRWAFRVDQGSRGCQFNGNFVQLGAIFWTDNTCQRKCTCTRSGLQCISQPCTFAQACQPAALQYSCQNVQRQTCTISGDPHYYTFDNQIFHFQGTCTYILSEACGNSLPYYRIEGKNDHRGSAHVSWTRLVRVFVYDEILELVKDHPYEAKVNGTFTTTPFSLRNGSIQVYRSGFSIVISTAFGLVVTYDAYSYATINVPYDYQNATCGLCGNFNHQQDDFRTPSGEILSSDVGFGDSWKAVRDTDPGCQIDGCSGLACAGCTTYQSNLYSNSDHCGILVDASGPFASCHSILSPHTFLDSCVYDQCVGGGYQPILCLSISVYATQCQQRGVQLGQWRRRGFCELPCPEHSHPEFLGTSCPATCSNPSSPLNCTLPYQESCICDAGYVLSGGICVNQSNCGCTFNGLYYVEGQSVLLDNDCGRLCTCSNMVMSCQHHQCGPQEVCTINNGVRGCRPTSYATCWVDRLGSYHTFDEVDFRYQGACELILTRVNESPLPNFAVTLQRIPMGPSGFSKILRFEAGGFQISLEMREGGNIQVDGRFVALPYSVGNGQILIYHSSVNSIIMETSFGVTVRSDWSHLIRITAPNTYTGALTGLCGNFNGNVEDEFYGPGGVLLNSSQEFGDSWRTGSLSAFCVDSNVQPEENFTDHCNIMASRDGPFALCHSILDPQIWIGNCRDNLGQTHGAREAMCEALRAYAVLCQQSGVSVGEWRNITNCDFQCPAHSHYEECGTSCPAACPSLSFPFPCSRLCQEGCQCDNGLVLSGDQCVPPMGCGCFHEGRYRQSGEQFWFGQQCQFHCVCDGTSGFVNCSSSSCQDHEICHVIDGEYGCHPRPSATCSASGDPHYTTFDGHTFDFQGTCHYTLATVCNDTLGLPYFQVIARNEPWNGLSVSITVEVYVNVSGHLVHVSRDMYGTAEIDSETRNLPAVVDSGRVSVYSNGRNTFITTDFGLSVSYDGSWVVLITVPGNYSGATCGLCGNFNGDSNDDFRLQSGRLSFSAAEFGADWKVGNETRCNGCGDSCPQCQDPSRAQSLCGILTDNQGPLSFCHADVDPLAYYNDCVFDLCLSEHRNDVLCRSIETYVSACQSANVRIYPWRENTTCPIICPANSHYELCGSDCGHTCTSSINVTCERTCREGCFCNEGFVRSGNNCVPVEQCGCSYNGFYFQIGEQFWTEHCLQHCECLGSNNLRCISTPCSSTEECVIRNGRLGCYSQMSTCMVTGDPHYYTFDGAVTHFQGTCSYEISQTCGNVSDNGLQFRVVASNMHRGSTVVSFVSVVDLWLTKQQEQTQITIGQNRKIKVNGNAVNSSTYQISNLAEIYQEQNFIVVNASHDLMVYFDGQFTLLVRLGPSFHGSVCGMCGNNNGDPTDDKTRPNGELAQNDIAFGNSWKSNTSGPGCGASDQPVNDNDCPFREEYSALCNIITNTSGPFQHCHFRISPESYFSSCVYDLCAYPQSLGQDLLCSAVQAYDAACTMLELMIPNWRSDLSCSRTDPCEDLHCTEDEWCGEKDGKYGCFCNENYPRQNPYSYDSIEICESSSGNMSLSRCQLFEAGFLTNNLHLHDPNCNGTIQDGRLVFHFDNDDHMCGTNLMANGTHFIYENIIQGEMDSTTGSIHRNKTLELSFSCIYKLSESFSMDREINPIQSIVHKTLPGKEGMYQIKMIPYEDSGFSHPYNGRVNIEVGEQIYIGVFVQGVDSRQLATVIDSCWATPVNQRNYTVRWDLITGMCPNPNDATVKILENGVSTTGRFSFKMFAFNDDESRIFLHCSIHLCLLRNHNCATRCFPGYHHRSGRSLGTHDSASISVGPFIRTPQKRDV
- the LOC113661809 gene encoding alpha-tectorin-like isoform X3, encoding MRCLIPLCVLILHVGQSRSQSTADHVTTIQTTAVDLNTAQAADRVTTIQTTVVELNTDQSIAVDPNTAQSTVVELNTAQSIAVDPNTAQSTVLYPSTTQSTADHVTTIQTTAVDLNTAQAADRVTTIQTTVVELNTDQSIAVDPNTAQSTVVELNTAQSIAVDPNTAQSTVLYPSTTQSTVVYPSTTQSTAVNVPTISTTVYPSTSQSTAVNVPTISTTVYPSTAQSAAVDPNTAQSTAVDLNTAQSTVYPSTSQSTVVYPSTTQSTVAHNSSQSGPFYPYGTGDIVNSRIDDGSSSLIVLQQPFIYFGSSYNQVFVNNNGHLTFDQAWSSYTPYQFPVNGGRDIIAPFWTDIDNRGNGVISYQQFTSGSVLTQATQDINQYFPQLSFNATWVFVATWDRVAYFSYSNTETSFQVVLISNGLSSFILMNYGVIAPTTRNVQAGYDTVDSSYYFSIPGSFQYNYQSFTYSSNVNVTGRWAFRVDQGSRGCQFNGNFVQLGAIFWTDNTCQRKCTCTRSGLQCISQPCTFAQACQPAALQYSCQNVQRQTCTISGDPHYYTFDNQIFHFQGTCTYILSEACGNSLPYYRIEGKNDHRGSAHVSWTRLVRVFVYDEILELVKDHPYEAKVNGTFTTTPFSLRNGSIQVYRSGFSIVISTAFGLVVTYDAYSYATINVPYDYQNATCGLCGNFNHQQDDFRTPSGEILSSDVGFGDSWKAVRDTDPGCQIDGCSGLACAGCTTYQSNLYSNSDHCGILVDASGPFASCHSILSPHTFLDSCVYDQCVGGGYQPILCLSISVYATQCQQRGVQLGQWRRRGFCELPCPEHSHPEFLGTSCPATCSNPSSPLNCTLPYQESCICDAGYVLSGGICVNQSNCGCTFNGLYYVEGQSVLLDNDCGRLCTCSNMVMSCQHHQCGPQEVCTINNGVRGCRPTSYATCWVDRLGSYHTFDEVDFRYQGACELILTRVNESPLPNFAVTLQRIPMGPSGFSKILRFEAGGFQISLEMREGGNIQVDGRFVALPYSVGNGQILIYHSSVNSIIMETSFGVTVRSDWSHLIRITAPNTYTGALTGLCGNFNGNVEDEFYGPGGVLLNSSQEFGDSWRTGSLSAFCVDSNVQPEENFTDHCNIMASRDGPFALCHSILDPQIWIGNCRDNLGQTHGAREAMCEALRAYAVLCQQSGVSVGEWRNITNCDFQCPAHSHYEECGTSCPAACPSLSFPFPCSRLCQEGCQCDNGLVLSGDQCVPPMGCGCFHEGRYRQSGEQFWFGQQCQFHCVCDGTSGFVNCSSSSCQDHEICHVIDGEYGCHPRPSATCSASGDPHYTTFDGHTFDFQGTCHYTLATVCNDTLGLPYFQVIARNEPWNGLSVSITVEVYVNVSGHLVHVSRDMYGTAEIDSETRNLPAVVDSGRVSVYSNGRNTFITTDFGLSVSYDGSWVVLITVPGNYSGATCGLCGNFNGDSNDDFRLQSGRLSFSAAEFGADWKVGNETRCNGCGDSCPQCQDPSRAQSLCGILTDNQGPLSFCHADVDPLAYYNDCVFDLCLSEHRNDVLCRSIETYVSACQSANVRIYPWRENTTCPIICPANSHYELCGSDCGHTCTSSINVTCERTCREGCFCNEGFVRSGNNCVPVEQCGCSYNGFYFQIGEQFWTEHCLEHCECLGSNNLHCISTPCSSTEECVIRNGRLGCYSQMSTCMVTGDPHYYTFDGAMAHFQGTCSYEISQTCGNVSDNGLQFRVVASNMHRGSTVVSFVSVVDLWLTKQQEQTQITIGQNRKVKVNGNAVNSSTYQISNLAEIYQEQNFIVVNASHDLMVYFDGQFTLLVRLGPSFHGSVCGMCGNNNGDPTDDKTQPNGEVAQDDIAFGNSWKSDTSGPGCGASDQPVNDNDCPFREEYSALCNIITNTSGPFQHCHFRISPESYFSSCVYDLCAYPQSLGQDLLCSAVQAYDAACTMLELMIPNWRSDLSCSRIDPCEDLHCTEDEWCGEKDGKYGCFCNENYPRQNPDSYDSIEICESSSGNMSLSRCQLFEAGFLANNLHLHDPNCNGTIQDGRLMFHFDNDDHMCGTNLMANGTHFIYENIIQGEMDSTTGSIHRNKTLELSFSCIYKLSESFSMDREINPIQSIVHKTLPGKEGMYQIKMIPYEDSGFSHPYNGRVNIEVGEQIYIGIFVQGVDSRQLATVIDSCWATPVNQRNYTVRWDLITGTCPNPNDATVKILENGVSTTGRFSFKMFSFIEEESMVFLHCSIHLCLLRNHNCATRCFPGYHHRSGRSLGTHDSASISVGPFIQTPKKRDV
- the LOC113661809 gene encoding alpha-tectorin-like isoform X30, producing the protein MRCLIPLCVLILHVGQSRSLLTAVHVTRSPSTVYPNMTQSTAVDTSTTQSTEYGPSTTQSTVDTSTTQSTGPFYPYGTGDIVNSRIDDGSSSLIVLQQPFIYFGSSYNQVFVNNNGHLTFDQAWSSYTPYQFPVNGGRDIIAPFWTDIDNRGNGVISYQQFTSGSVLTQATQDINQYFPQLSFNATWVFVATWDRVAYFSYSNTETSFQVVLISNGLSSFILMNYGVIAPTTRNVQAGYDTVDSSYYFSIPGSFQYNYQSFTYSSNVNVTGRWAFRVDQGSRGCQFNGNFVQLGAIFWTDNTCQRKCTCTRSGLQCISQPCTFAQACQPAALQYSCQNVQRQTCTISGDPHYYTFDNQIFHFQGTCTYILSEACGNSLPYYRIEGKNDHRGSAHVSWTRLVRVFVYDEILELVKDHPYEAKVNGTFTTTPFSLRNGSIQVYRSGFSIVISTAFGLVVTYDAYSYATINVPYDYQNATCGLCGNFNHQQDDFRTPSGEILSSDVGFGDSWKAVRDTDPGCQIDGCSGLACAGCTTYQSNLYSNSDHCGILVDASGPFASCHSILSPHTFLDSCVYDQCVGGGYQPILCLSISVYATQCQQRGVQLGQWRRRGFCELPCPEHSHPEFLGTSCPATCSNPSSPLNCTLPYQESCICDAGYVLSGGICVNQSNCGCTFNGLYYVEGQSVLLDNDCGRLCTCSNMVMSCQHHQCGPQEVCTINNGVRGCRPTSYATCWVDRLGSYHTFDEVDFRYQGACELILTRVNESPLPNFAVTLQRIPMGPSGFSKILRFEAGGFQISLEMREGGNIQVDGRFVALPYSVGNGQILIYHSSVNSIIMETSFGVTVRSDWSHLIRITAPNTYTGALTGLCGNFNGNVEDEFYGPGGVLLNSSQEFGDSWRTGSLSAFCVDSNVQPEENFTDHCNIMASRDGPFALCHSILDPQIWIGNCRDNLGQTHGAREAMCEALRAYAVLCQQSGVSVGEWRNITNCDFQCPAHSHYEECGTSCPAACPSLSFPFPCSRLCQEGCQCDNGLVLSGDQCVPPMGCGCFHEGRYRQSGEQFWFGQQCQFHCVCDGTSGFVNCSSSSCQDHEICHVIDGEYGCHPRPSATCSASGDPHYTTFDGHTFDFQGTCHYTLATVCNDTLGLPYFQVIARNEPWNGLSVSITVEVYVNVSGHLVHVSRDMYGTAEIDSETRNLPAVVDSGRVSVYSNGRNTFITTDFGLSVSYDGSWVVLITVPGNYSGATCGLCGNFNGDSNDDFRLQSGRLSFSAAEFGADWKVGNETRCNGCGDSCPQCQDPSRAQSLCGILTDNQGPLSFCHADVDPLAYYNDCVFDLCLSEHRNDVLCRSIETYVSACQSANVRIYPWRENTTCPIICPANSHYELCGSDCGHTCTSSINVTCERTCREGCFCNEGFVRSGNNCVPVEQCGCSYNGFYFQIGEQFWTEHCLQHCECLGSNNLRCISTPCSSTEECVIRNGRLGCYSQMSTCMVTGDPHYYTFDGAVTHFQGTCSYEISQTCGNVSDNGLQFRVVASNMHRGSTVVSFVSVVDLWLTKQQEQTQITIGQNRKIKVNGNAVNSSTYQISNLAEIYQEQNFIVVNASHDLMVYFDGQFTLLVRLGPSFHGSVCGMCGNNNGDPTDDKTRPNGELAQNDIAFGNSWKSNTSGPGCGASDQPVNDNDCPFREEYSALCNIITNTSGPFQHCHFRISPESYFSSCVYDLCAYPQSLGQDLLCSAVQAYDAACTMLELMIPNWRSDLSCSRTDPCEDLHCTEDEWCGEKDGKYGCFCNENYPRQNPYSYDSIEICESSSGNMSLSRCQLFEAGFLTNNLHLHDPNCNGTIQDGRLVFHFDNDDHMCGTNLMANGTHFIYENIIQGEMDSTTGSIHRNKTLELSFSCIYKLSESFSMDREINPIQSIVHKTLPGKEGMYQIKMIPYEDSGFSHPYNGRVNIEVGEQIYIGVFVQGVDSRQLATVIDSCWATPVNQRNYTVRWDLITGMCPNPNDATVKILENGVSTTGRFSFKMFAFNDDESRIFLHCSIHLCLLRNHNCATRCFPGYHHRSGRSLGTHDSASISVGPFIRTPQKRDV